The genomic interval taataaaataactggagGGTCAGCACAACCAACAATAGtgcatgaatgttttttttatcgatatcgatatttttatttatcattagtaCGCACAGCTCATCAatcagaacaacttttgtctactagttttggaaattagcaAAAATCAAATTCGGatctccatacaaaaattaccagtgacttttattatacctacttaaataattcaaaaacataaataggGAGGGGAAAGGGAGTTGATAGTGATAAGGTGCAAGCCATATTGCTATCAAATCCTATTCCGAGCTCACACCTCCACGCGGTCCCTCCTGGTAACTATCATACACGACTCCCTAGCGCTTCAGGTATGATAGGCTAACGTGACAGGAAAACTCGCCAAGCCGTCTGGCCAGCTTGGCGTTTCATGGCTAAAATTCCCCCCATGAAAAGTCCTAAAAAACCACGGCCCTcagtccccggcagccccgctatcccggactccggtagcggtcacggtTCCGGCGGGGCAGAGGGTACTAATAATCTCCGGCAGAGATCCGGCTACCAACATACATTGAATATGGCTACATATAACCCAAGGACCTTGAGCACTGATGACAGGATGGATGAACTCTGTGAAGAGCTAGACCACATTAATTGGGAAGTGTTGGGATTGTCCGAGGTGCGGCGAAAAGGAGAAGATCTAGTGAGACTCCAGAATGGCCACCTATTCTACTATAGAGGACATGACGACACGAAGTATGGGGGTGTGGGTTTCCTTATACACAAAAAGCTATCTCCAGTAGTCAAAAACATAACAAGTGTTTCAACACGGGTTTGCTATGTCAATCTGACTTTGAATtcaagataaataataataaataataaacgtGTACGCCCCCACCTCGAAACATCCCGATGATGAAGTCGAAACCTTCTACGAGGAAGTAGAGAAAGCGTATTTAGAAAACCCATGTCACTTTACAATTATCATGGGTGACTTTAACGCCAAAGTCGGACCTCCTCTGGCAAACGAGACATCGGTTGGGCAGTTTGGACTAGGAACTCGGAATGCAAGAGGACAAACCCTTGTAAATTTCATCGAACAACACCAGCTATACGCTATGAATACTTTCTTCAAAAAGCGACCATCGAGGAAATGGACTTGGATTAGTCCTGATGGCAGGACaaaaaacgagatcgactaCATTGTCTGCTCCAACAAGTCGAATATTACCGATGTTTCAGTTCTCAGCCGCTTTAAGACCGGTAGTGACCATCGTTTAGTGAGAGCCACGTTCAGGTATAACCTGTCCAAAGAAAGAGAGAAGATGTTCCTGAGGAAACCGCTTAAGTATGAGGCGGCGGACTACAAGTTCCTCCAAAAAGAATTCCAACTAGAACTCCAAAACCGATTCGATGGACTAAAGGAAGAGAACCAGGACGTGGACTCACTAAACGAATCAATCTGCCGTGTCGTAACAGAAACCACCAAGGTGGGAGAAAAGCGAGGGAGGAAAAATTAACACCCGATACGCTCGCTCTACTGTCTCGAAGAAGAGAAATGAAATGTAACACAGCAGTGGACCTGAGAGAGTTACAAAAGCTGAATAAAACTGTCAGAAAAGCTGTTAGAACAGATCTACGAGCTTATAACGTGaatgttattaaaaacacCATCCAGGACAACAAAGGACCCAAAGTTTTTAAGAGAAAGCTCTGTGGAAACAGGTCCGAAATAAATAAGCTCTCTGACTGTTCGGGACCCAGTGCCCTGCTGATGTGGTATCCTAGTATTCCTAGTGTCCTATCGAGGGAGTCCTGGGGTTCCAGTAATGAGAGAGTGGactgtatttttatgatgGTGTATTCTGGTTCACAGTAAGAGCCGCGTTACAATATTTCGGATAAGTAGATGTGTTCTGTATGAGATCCAAAAGGTAAGAGAGCGAATTTTGAATGGTTTTGAGTGAAGTTAtacaaaatgaatgaatgttaCAATGCGATACAAATTGAATGAAGTAAATAGTTGAATGAATGATTATTATGAATGATTATGATGACGCGGTGCTCGAACATGCTCCCCGGGTTGAACGCTGTGTTCAAGAAGTTGGCAGCGGGCAGATGTTGTTGTAGGCTCGCTGTATGGTGCCCTTCTTGGTGAGGACGTCGACGACCCTTGTGATGCCATCAGTGCCCGGGTGGACCTTGATGATGCGTCCCAGTGGCCAGAGTAGTGGTGGCATCGTTCTGTCCTTTACTAGGACCAGCGTCCCTTCCATCAATTGCTCTGGAGAAGACCGGTGCCATTTGGTTTTCTGCTGTAGCAAAGACAAGTACTCGTTAGAGAACCGGTTCCAAAAATGTTGTCGTATCTGCTCAACCCGCTGGTATCTTGGCAGCAGCTTTATGTTGGCATCTGTGACCTGCGGATGAGGAACTGACATGAGAGACCGTCCAATGAGGAAGTGAGCGGGGGTAAGGGCTGTGAAGTCATTGGAGGGATCTGAAGGGAGCGGTGTTAGGGGACGAGAGTTTAAAATAGCCTCTATTTGACTTAAGCAAGTTGACATCTCCTCATATGTCAAGTGAGCTAGACCTAGAACTCGTCTCAAGTGGAATTTTACTGATTTGACAGCTGCCTCCCACAATCCTCCGAAATGAGGTGTATATGGTGGGATGAAGTTAAATTTGATACCGTCATCAGCAATTTGGCCAGAGATATCATCAGAGGTATCTCTTAAAAAGCGTTGTAATTCGTTAGAAGCGCCAACAAAGCTGGTTCCCTGGTCGGAGTGAATATTCTGAGGCCGCCCGCGGCGAGCGATAAAACGAGACAGAGCAGCCATGAACGCCTCCTTTGTGAGCTCTGTAACCAGCTCTGTGTGAACGGCTTTCACTGCAAGGCAAACAAACACAGCaatgtaacattttattaaccTACAACCTCGACCTTTGCGATCGGCTATCAATATTGGCCCAGCATAGTCAATCGCAGTGTTAAGAAAGGGAAACTGCAAGTGAACTCGAGAATTAGGCAAGTTCCCCATTATGGGTTGTACAGTAGCAGCTTTGAATCTGCAACATTTTGCACACGCTCTGGCAGTACTCTTAGCCAGGTTTCTGCCTCCTAGTGGCCAATATGTCTGCCTTACATTGGCTAAAAGTAACTGTGGGCCGGCGTGGTGGAGGCTGATGTGATGTAATCTAAATATGAGCTTTGTTATGTGATGTTTGCTACATAAAAGAATGGGATGTTTTACATCAAATGAgtaaaatgaatttttaaGTCTGCCTCCCACACGAATTAAACCATCCTCATCTAAAAAGGGAGAAAGAGAAAGTAGTCGATTTTTAGCAGGAAGAGACTGATCAGACTGTAGTAAGGAATATTCTTCAGGAAACATTTCCTTTTGTGTCATCTTTAAAATCATGACCTTTGAACGTTGTAGTTCTGAAAGGGAAAGATGACCATGCAAGCTTTCTTTTTTGtggcatttatttataaacctaAGTACGTAGGCTAGGATCCTAACTAGATTTGTAAAACTAGACCTGTTATGAATTAAGTTTGCTATAGGATCAGGAACCTTATGTGAGTCTTCAGCGTtggaaaataaaactatttcagGCAGACTCTGTTCCTTGACGTTAGGCATTACTGGCCAATCACAACATGGTTTTGATAAGAATGAGGGGCCACTCCACCAGAGAGAAGACTCGCCGATAGCATCGGCCCTCACCCCCCGGGAAACTAGATCAGCCGGGTTGTCTTTTGACGGCACATAGCTCCACTTGTGACCGCTGGTACTCTCCTGTATCTCGTACACTCTGTTTCGAACAAACTGTTTGAGTTGGTTTGTCGGAGAAGAGAGCCAGCCTAGAACAATGGTAGAATCAGACCAAAAGAAGCACTGTGCGTTGACCGTCAGAGCGGATTTGACCTTGGTACACAGTCTTGACCCCATTAATGCACCGC from Plutella xylostella chromosome 28, ilPluXylo3.1, whole genome shotgun sequence carries:
- the LOC125490833 gene encoding craniofacial development protein 2-like; the encoded protein is MGDFNAKVGPPLANETSVGQFGLGTRNARGQTLVNFIEQHQLYAMNTFFKKRPSRKWTWISPDGRTKNEIDYIVCSNKSNITDVSVLSRFKTGSDHRLVRATFRYNLSKEREKMFLRKPLKYEAADYKFLQKEFQLELQNRFDGLKEENQDVDSLNESICRVVTETTKVGEKRGRKN
- the LOC119693304 gene encoding uncharacterized protein LOC119693304 isoform X4, producing the protein MNTEKELIKKRGGVKAKLTQFSTYLNIAKSSDKLSKLQANELKCRLEKIEDLYSVFDKLQLELEDLADDAEERYNERSQLEGQYYELVSQARTLLEGQLDPAHNQVTDANIKLLPRYQRVEQIRQHFWNRFSNEYLSLLQQKTKWHRSSPEQLMEGTLVLVKDRTMPPLLWPLGRIIKVHPGTDGITRVVDVLTKKGTIQRAYNNICPLPTS